TGTCGACAGGCATCGATGTTCCGAATCCATTCATCGGTTAAAACATCATCGAGAATCGCTCGCTCTTTCACGCTCACCTTGAGCATCCGGCCGATGATATAACGACTTTCACGAGGCAGGAGCCGCAAAAGCCTCCATGGGCCCTTGATAACTTCCTGACGTTGTCCTGATGGCGGCGCCGAGCCGGGGGGAAGTGGGGGTGCTTCTTTGCTGGTTGTGCGTCTCGGCTTGTTGTCAATATTGCCATTTTTCTGATTGTCGCTAGGTGTCTTCTCCTGAGGGCTCTCTGGGGGTCGATTTTCGTCTTGGGTGGTTGATTCCGGTTTCGGTTGGGCTGTTGGAGCATCTTGGCTTTTAGACTGTTCTGGTGGTGGCCCAGACACTCCGTTCTTTGATTCCGAGGACTGGCTTTCCCGTGCAGATGAAGAGAGGTCAGGAGCAGACTTGATCGGTCGATGGCGTTTCGGATCAGCATCTGGCACCGGAGTCCCTGGGGTAGGGGAGGACACAAAGAGTCTATAGGAGTTATCGCTAACCCGGGGTTGTTTCCAAGGAAATCGCCGCAAACTCATGCAGCAGAAGATAATAGCCAGAGACCAGATATCGGTAGGACGCGGGTCATACTTCTTCTCATCATATACTTCCGGTGCGAGATACGGATCCGAACCCACAATGCCTGAATAGATTTGTAAGCTCAAAAGAGGTTCCTTTACGAGAAAGACCCCACAAGCATAACTGTCAAACTCACCTGAAGCAGGAACAATATCATTCTCAAAAGGGTACCGGAAAACAACAGCACTCCCGAAGTCAATTAGCTTCATAATACCATGCTCGTTGACAACTACGTTATCAAGTTTCAAATCCCGATGGGCCAAGCCCATCCCATGTAAATAGGCCACTCCGCTGAGGATCTGCTTGAAGGCGCACgcaacttcctccttctgcaTCTTACCGGTCATAACAATCGCAAAAAGGTCGAATGGGGCGTATTCCATGACCTCATACCAATGGTTCCCTTcttggatgatatcaaggGTTTCGATGATGTTGCCATGGTGTAGGGTTGACCCAATGCAGAACTCCGCTGTGACTTTTTTCGAGTATTCCTTTAACGTCTCCCATGAGTGACGATCCCGAAACTGCTTCACGGCAAAAGTCACGCCGTCGCTGTTACGTTTCAACAACCGAACAGAGCCACCAGCCCCGGATCCTAGAACCTTCCCTAATTTCCCGTACTTGGAATTGAGCCCATGATCATCGGCAAACGGGACGCTGTCGGGTGCCAGTTGGTACGGTGTGCTCTTCCCAGAGGACCTGCTCGACCGTTTCACTGCCGACGACGGCGACTCGGCGCGTTTGTGTTTGTGATGACCCATCTTGAAGAATCTCTTGAGCTCCGCCATATGACCATGATGCTTACCCTCAGGTTCCTGCTGTTTAGAGTCCTTCTTGCTGCCGAAAAACCCACTACGTTGCCTGTCACTTGCCTTCAGATCACTCGCGCTTGCCGACCGGGGCGTCGATGGACGGCCGAACGACGACGTCTGTGCACGCCGTTTGAAGTCACGGCCGCCAAAGATAAACCGCTGGTCGAGCTGAGAAAGGTTCTTAGGCTGAGGGGGACGCTTGCTGCGGGCGTACGGATCATCCGGTTCTCCTACCGGCGTGATGGCGCCAGGGGGGGTGTAGTCGACCCTAGGGGTGGCTGGCGGGCTTTCTTCTTGAGAGTTGGCATCAGGCCCAATGAAGAACTGCGCCCGATGTTTTGCTCCATTCTGAGGGTGAGACGATGTTTGCGCGACATTGCTCTGCTTCGCCAGGTGGTCGGTCGAACCAGGCCGCGAAGTTGGGGCGCTTTGGGGCGCTTGGCTCTTCGTGGACCCGCCTATGGGTGGAGACATCTCTGGGGTCATCGCCGCTGAGTTTGCGCCGGTTCCTCGATCTGTAGCATTCGACATCGAGGAAGTGCCATTAGTTTTGGATTCACGCGAATGGGTGGCCGCGGGTGTAAGTGGTGGTGATTGCATCACGGACACCGGTGGGGAGGCATGGGGAGACGGCAAACCGGATCCATTAGCTCCTCGTGTACTGCGATCGCTTGATTCTCGAGACGCAACCTGTAAGGGACAATATAGTGATTAgcctctttcccttcctcaATTCGGGCGGGCCGATGCGAGGACGGTGCCTTGCAGAATATATGCAGTCTACATGCCGGCAGATACCCTGAATACATACCCTTGAAGAAGGTAGAGAGACGGGGTCATATGAGAAACTCCCCAGCCGAGACTCTTGTAATTGGGATTTTTGTAGGCTAGCTGCCAACGACCTCAAGTCATCCATCTGCTTGGGGGTCTCGATTGGCGTCAGTCCGGGGCCACCAGTGGCGGCCGACGgctcaatctcctccgtTGTCGAAGAGAAGCGGACTTGGCTTGGTTGTGTTTTAGACTTGTTCTCCTGATCAGCTGTACTCATACCCTGCCCAGCTGGCGCTGGGACGGGTTGCTGAGTGGTCAAAGAGTCTGGTGACAAAATCAATGATATTAGTATACAATACTTAATCTCGGCCCACGGTGGTGAGGGGCACTGCATACCGGAATTCATGTTGTTCGTATGGGCGAAACCAGTCGCTTCAGACGTCATACTCCCCAAAATTACGTTGCGGGACGCATGCCCCTCCACGAAATTCGCTGATAGGCTAGCCGATGATAATAGCGATAGCTAAGTCAAACGGTTATGGTAGGAtaactttttcttttaattattctcCGGAGGCGGATGTGGTTGGATGTTGTAGCTGGAGGCAACCAACGAGCGAGAGGGACTGAGGTGGAAATGCGCGGAGGATTTCGTATGCACGATCCGTTGCCGTTGTTACTCACAAAACAGTAGGCGGAGAGGAAACTGGACCCATTCAAAATCGGCGGAGAGCCGAGGGGATGGTTAAAGAGACACCGGGATAGTCCTTGCGCCTCTTATCGTCAAGGTATTTGACAAGAACTagcagaaggagaagtgGGATTCACGGAGGGGCCCGGAGTCGAGGGGAGAGATCCACTAgacgaggaaaagaaagtgagagagaagagggagggaaagagagaaagcaggTGCGGCGGGTTTGGGGTTTGGAGCCAGAAAATGACGCCGGCGGCAATAGCGGCGCCGGACGGAGGAGGATTAGTTTAGTGGCAGAATAGATTAGTTCGTAGCTGGGGGGGTGTGGGTTCGCCAAACGCCTGGACCGTTCAAGCAGATCAGTTCAAGGTAGATTGATTGACCTCCAACAGttgaaggaaaaaagggCAATTCCCTTTGGTTTTTCTGGAAAAGGACAGTCGCTTTCGTCCTGGAGAGAAAAGTGGTTGGGGACAAAGCGGAggagaaaaagtaaaagttttagaaaaaacttttttttattaaaaagaaataaaataaaagaggaaaagaaaaagtttATGCAGGGCAGTGATAAATCAATTGCTGAGATTTTTGCCCGCGTGCTGGCAAGATTGGATTTGACACTGCCAATCGCTTCGGAATCTGGCGGAGACGGTTAATGGTATATGACAGTTAAATACAGAGTCGTCATCATTATTCTCTTGGGAATTCattacttttctcttggtATGAGCAATACTGAGATGAATCACCATGTGACCTGGTGGGTTTCAAGCCAAGTCTTCCATTTACAGCCTATCAATTCCTATATGTCCTCTCAATATGCACAGATATGCTGTTGCATTacgaaaagaaatagaaacaATTATGACGAACCTTAGTACTTAGCAAATATACTCAGCCTTGAAAGTCATTCGGCCTCCAGCCAAGGATGGGTCAGATGTGGTCGTTATCGGTACTGACAGACTACTAATAATACCGGCAAGCGTCCGCGAACAGGATTGGAGAAGAACAACCCTTCCAGATCCTCCCCTCCCGATCGGCCCTCCAACTCCGTTCAAGGGTGGCTGACCGTCTACCCCGCTATATGTTTCTGGATCTCGTCTGGCGTGGAATTCTGCTGCATGGTGAGAGTTAGTTAGATTCACGGCTACTCGGCTGATCCGCCACCACTTGACGTTCCACTAAAGTCGGTCGGGGTTATTAAATTTCACGATAGATTGGTATCCAGACGTTCCACTTTTTACTTTACCTCGTAGTTATTAAATTCTGACAGGAAAGCTTCCCGCCACCAGTTTCTTGGTTCATGCTGGTCATATTACCTCATCTAACCCATCCAGCTGTTCGACCGTGTGGGGCGTGGGACACCGCTTTGGGACGCATTCCTTGCCGGGTTTAGTCACGGATGGACCTGATCTGGAAGGCTTCCAGAATCGGTTAGCTTGGCAGCCCTGCAGATTTGCGCTGTTTGTTTTTCTATTAGCAATCAATGGGAACAATAACTAGTTAGTTATTTAAGTATCACTGATTGAACAGTCATCCTCGATCAACCTTCCGTCATACTACTACTTCTACTAGCATCTAGACCTCTCGGGTCTGCTTCCTCAGTCTTCGTCATGACGATAGCTTGTTGAGGGTGGTGCGTAGAATGTATTAGGCAATCATTAAATGGTTCGGAGCCTGACATGTTCATTGATACCCACTCCGTCCACCAGCGCCGCCGGCTCCCCATGAGCCTCTTTGATCATTATCCACTTGGTACGGGTTTTTCTAGGTACGTACATAGTCGACTGTACTCAAGGCAAACGTCCTTTTGAGTTATGACCCCCTAACTTCCGACCAAAAGCATCTCGAAAAAAGTCCCCAGGAAAAGGGTGCGGAATGTGGGGATTTGCACTTTAGTGCTTCGTGGTCTATCCTACCTCATTTGGGCAATACTATCTGCCTGCTAGATGATCATCATTGAAGGTCACTCCCTGTCTAGGAGGCAATAATTGAACTGATTGCGTAGGCTAAATAACTGCCAAGCAAGAACCTATAACCCTCGTATTCAATGTAAAAGTCTACCGGGAGAAGACTCGTTGTCCTTACTCAGTTGTATCCTTGGTGACAATGAAAGGGTCCGCAATTGATGGCTGCTCTTGGCGTTTATTCGGTTTGATCCCTTACGTCTCATTTCTCGGTCCCTTTTATTCCTGCCCCTAATTatttcatcatcattgtcgtcATGGCTTCTGACTTTTTgttgttatttttatttgagTTGATTTGATTTCTCATAGTGTAATATATGGCATTTGCGGGCCCCTATTCTCCTGTCTTCATGGGAAAGGGATGTAAAGAGTTGTGCATACCCATCCTTGCTCAGTCTGGGGTAGGCGTCACAGAATACATTTACATCAACTTCGGCTACCAAGGTGCCCAACCATGGTTTTGTGCTGCTCAGATCAGAGAACCACCTTTTCCGAACATGGTGCATACATAGGCCTGACCCATTTGCAGATGCTTCAGGTATCTGACAACGCTTTCTATATCACATGCAATTCTTATAATACAACTGACAGAACAGACTCCATACCCAAAAACGCCAGTATCATAATTCACGGCAGTAGTCGCAACACTCGCACAGTATCAGGGATGTCAAATAAATATACAGTCGATCTCGCTTCCTCATATTCAGGGTACAACCTGGATGCCAATGGACTTCGCCTGGGCAATGACGCTCTTGCATAGCCCCTGCAGACTGAGTCCCGATAGTCTCGTCTCGGAATGCTTGATTTGCGCGATCTCGTACACATGTTTCAGGGACACCTTGCCAACGATCTCGTGGCCTGGGTTCATGGCTCCGCGAATGCGATTCTTTCGAGGTTCCACGTTCGCAGCCTGCAGCAACAGCCAGGTCGTCGTGGGGGTGCGGAGATCGAATGTGAAAGAGCGATCTGGGCGAACGGTGACACGCGCAGGAACGGGTACTCCAGTGTTGATGTGTGCGGTCCGGGCGTTGAATTCCTATTGTAAGCTATTAGTGAGTGGACTGGATCATTATTACCGCCCGTAGATATCATCTTTGAGCTCCGATTTTCGTTTATTCCCGTAACGTACCTTGCAAAAATCCATACTCTTGACACCCTTGCTACCGAGTGCCGGACCAACTGGAGGACTGGGACTGGCCTGTCCAGCTCCCACGATGAGCTTCACAATTTGATCTTTGGCCAATGCTTTTTTCGCCATGGTGAATCAGGAGTAGTCCTCGGGGGGAAACCAGATGTGGAAAGGAACGACGTCAGGTCAAACGTATATATGGACCGAATGAAATAAATTGTATGGGCGGAGGTCTTTTTGCGGTCCCAGAGTTTTGGAGAGTTCTACATTCGGAATGGCGCCGCGGCGACGGAATTACTTACCGTATTAACCGCAAGCGAAGAAACGAAATGAAATGCTGAACGTCATTAAAACATTGTATTGTTTTATGAAATTGAATACATATGAATGCATGTATGAGTAAACGATTCTCATCCTCGatctttttattctatttgGCTCCCTAGAATAATTCGTAGCTTTTAGAACTTTCGTACTGTACTTGATCCGAGTTGCTATCTCACCACCCCTGGTCAATATTGATTTATTTGCCATCGTCAGAAGCTATTGAGTTGCCCCCCTttgcctctctctccccGCGCGCTATcgatttcctttcccttcacCTACACTTTCCtttactctctctctcttccctctcttccaCCGCTTTAACTCTACTTGCACCCATCACCCCATCTCCCTTTAAGCCCATCATGAACTGGCTCAAGTCAACGTACGCATTTCCTCTCATAATTTCCTTCCTAGTGGGTCTTAGATCCAGCCGTGCTAATCTTTCACACTACGGCTAGCCTCGCGAGTGTTGCGGGTACGCAGGAGCCGATCTATGGCCCTGAGGCGATTCGATCTGTTGCCCAACAAGCACAGGAAGTGCCTTACACTGTACTCTCTAAGGAGGATCTGCGTTGGCGCGCCTACCAATACACCAATGTCGAGACCAAGACCTTTTATATCATGGCCGACAATGGCACCTTAGTTTTTGTGCAGATCATCTACAGCAACATTGTGTAAGGCTATCACCTGGCTGCACCGGACTATTTCTCTACTTCCTAGACTTTCCCCTCCTGATCGAAGCCGTTTCCGTTTTCTCTAACCTCTCTTGGTTGTTATAGTGGCATCCACACCACCGCCCAGTTCAACGCGAAGATTTTCAACCTTACTGGAGATGCCCCCCACAAGTGGTACTCGGATCCCTTGTACAACTTCATGTTCGATGAGAGCATGCTTTCCTTTGGAGCCGACAATCTCTCTCTAACGCTCAATGAGGAGGGAGATGCTTACACACTGAAATCCGCCGTGAACGAAGACTGTCTGGTGAACATCACCTTCAACCGTTCTTCCCCTGGTTTCGTCATTGGAAAGGATGGCACTTCCTACTTCGGTACAGACGCACAGAACCCCTGGGGTTCGATGAGCCATGCATTCTGGCCCCGTTGTGGTGTTGAAGgaaccatcaccaccaaggagCAAACTTACGACCTCAAAGGCCGCGCCATGTTCATTCATGGTCTTCAAGGCATGAAGCCGCATCATGCGGGTGAGTCATGCTTTCCAAGAAGCAGTTGAACAATCAGTGTTCTAATCCTAAGGTAGCTGCGCGGTGGAACTTCGTCAACTTCCAGACTCCCACATACACCGCCGTCATGATGGAGTTTACAACACCCCCCTCTTACGGATCGACCGTGGTGAACGTTGGTGGAATCGTTAAAGACGGAGAGATCATTTATGCCGGCGTGACCAACTCGGCTACCCATACCGAGGCAGCCCAAGATAAAGATAGCGACTGGCCCGAGCCGAAATCTATCAAGTGGGTTTGGGATGGCAAGTCGAAAGATGATAAGACTGTTCATGCGGAGCTCGATGGCGCGCTTGGCAGAAGATTGGACCGTATTGACGTCATGGCGGAGGTGCCAGGCTTCATCAAGACCATCGCCGGTAGTGTGGCTGGCACACGGCCGTACATCTTCCAGGTAAGGCTGTGCTACTCATGATGACGAGTTACGCTAACGAGGATTTAGTTCGCCCCCCAAGAGAAGCTTACACTGAAGTTGAAGgtcggagatgaagaagtcTCCGAGGAGGGTGTCATGTTCTCCGAATCGACGTTCATCTCGTGAATGACGCTAAGTACATAGATCATTGCTTTCCAGGACCTGTCCATGGCGTTTTTTGAGTGTTAATCGTGGATTTCCCTATTGTTGCTGCTGATATGCAGCCGAAAACCCAACTCCTAATGTTTCACAAACATCATATAAGAATCTTTAATGATCTACATAAATCTGTATCTCCCTATCAATGTCACATATGCAGCGAGCACCTGAAACTCATACCTCCGTTCTCTGTGGTCCGAATAGGACCTATCTATTAGGAGTTTGATCGGGATCTGGAGCAGGTAACTGATGTTCCTCTAGCGTTGGGATTTACCTCTCCAGGTATAGCGACGGCCCCGAAGCAACACAGCAGGTCATCCGATGGTCGAGATCACTTGTTCATTTCAGTCTCACTGGCTATTCCAAGACAAATAGCAATTTGATGTAATTGGTATGGATAAACAGCGCCAGACAAAAGCAGGAAGAACCATAAACCACACGAGAATAGCAAGGAAAAGTAGCAAACTTAGAAGTACAAATTAAGAAAGAGCGTAGTTGCTAGGCAGGAGTGAGATTCATAAGCTGCAGTGCTGTGGTGGCTTCGGACCGTAAGTCGCTTATCTTCAAATACACCATGTCATTGGGAGGTTCATTGCGTGTCGGGTCTTTCTGGAGATGAGGGCCGAACACTTCTTGCCGGGTAAGCTCAAGTCGTTGCGGATTCTGATTTTGAAGGGGGGACCGGGAAGATGACCTATATACTGTTAGTGAATAAACTAAAGAAACTTGAGGTCTTAAACATACTTCTCGCTGGCGACGTATTGGCATACCATTTCTATCACGAACACCGTAGTAAAGGTTGGAATTGAGAGAGGACGACATGGTGGGCTGTTGAATCGAGGAAGTGTATTGTGGAGGAAACCTAGAATTATAGAGGATATCGGAGGAAGCCTCCTGCTTGGAATGATGATTGATGACAAGAGTTGATTAAGCAATCCTGCAAGTACGTCATCCCGGCATAGATACTACAGTATAACTATCCCCCTAAGTTGGTGCGTAGCCCTAACTAAACATGACCTAGACTATATGTCTGGTATCTAGTACAGCACCCCGGGTATAATTAGGCAGAGGTCTCCGTATTGCTGGAGCTTATCTTTCGGTAGTACGGTGAGTTTCCCTTGAGACAACCAACATGGTGGTTGAGGAGCTGGAAGGTATCGACCTTTGTTCAACGAATAGATATCGAGGTCAGGATGATATAAATTGCTTGAGAAATGGAGGATCAACATAGACCTGACTAGAagttcttatatatatatatatataacagTATCCCTAGAAGCTTCTATCTTGTGGGAGAAGAGATTATACGGCTGCACCATTGTCTTCTGTACAATTTTGCTACATTCGACAGAAGGTATCGGACAGTTCACCGGTATTGGGGTTGAGACAAAGCTgaaggataaggagaagaacaaaagaggTTATAGATAGAATGAAAGCCACAATTCAGGATGGGGTTGTATGCTTCAGCTTCTGTTGTCTTATGTGTTGTAGATATCAACGGTGCTCACTATGCTCAATCTAGTGCATACCACAATTCTTCTTCCAGGCGTGATTGCGAGTCTATCACTTCGGTTGTTACTAACAGAGATACCCCTTTCAAGTACTCTGTATTAGCTCCTTAGCATTACCTTGCGCCGATTCCGTCAATTATCCTACTAGTGGCCACTTGAAGAACCTTACTGCGTGGAACACAAAACTGATGGATGTGAGAATAGTTCGGCAGAGACTCATTGTTCCATTCTAGTTCTACAAAGGCTCTCATTCTCATACACAATAACCTTTGGAAGCACATCAGAGTCTTTTCTGTCACCGTACAGGTTAGGCTACCTAAGAAGGAGAAAGGGGATCCATGGGAATCAATGTCCCCTGGGTATGTTCGCGTTATTATAAGACCTACTTCCAAACTCATAATTACAGGAATGTTACTTGCGCAGTATATACAACGTTGTGCTATGCATAGCACGCTCCACACTGTAGACTCAAAGAGTCTAGTTCAATTCAGACAGAATCTCATCAGCCGCCTTCTCAGCGACAATATAAGTCGAGACAGCCGTGAAGGTGCCAGGAATCTTGGGGTAAACCGAAGCATCAACCACTCGAAGCCCACTGACACCACGGACCCGGAATTTCGCGTCCAAGACCGCCATCGGATCATCGTCCGCACCAATAGGGCACGTACAAGAGGCGTGGTGTCCCCAAGCTGTATCCTTCGCATACTGCTGGATATCCTCCTTGGTCTTCACATCAGCACCGGGGAGCACCTCAGTGACCTCCACGAGCTGACGATCAAACGCCTCACGACTGAGCTCAACGGCCTCATACAGCGCCTGCAAATCAGCATCATAGTCGCCCACACCAGTGTCGAAGTAGTTGAAGACGATATCGGGCATATCAAGCGGATCAGCAGACCGGAGAGTGACACTCCCCGCGGAGTTACGGGGATGACCTTTCAAGATAGCCCAGGTAAACCAATCATGCTCACTGGTGGCATTGATACTATAGTTGGGGAAGTAACCACGGAAATTGACTGGGCCACCGAAGACAAACACATCGTAGGAGTCGTCGGCCGTGACGCTGCTCTTATAGAACATTGTCGCCGCCAGTCCGGAGGAGGAGTAGATGCCCCGGTCTTTCAGGATGGGGGTAGGGGTTTCCCATCGGTCGATGCAGGGGTCGGCTTCGCCATTCTCGCTGAAGGTGCAGCCGTCCAGGACGGCCCAGTCCTTGGGAACGTGGCCCTGCACGGTGATCTCGTAGTGATCCTGCAGGTTGGTTCCCACGCCCGGCAGGTCGGAGATCACCTTGATTCCGAACTTCTGGAGCTCCTCGGCTGGGCCGACACCGCTCAGTTTGAGGAGTTGGGGAGAGTTGTACACGCCGCCGGCGACGATGACTTCGCGCGAGGCCTGCGCTGTACCTGGTGTTCCCTTGGAGTAGTCGTTTGCGAGGGGGCTGGCGCGGTAGAGGTGCTGGCCATCGAGGAATTCGACGCCGGTAGCGCGGGGTGGGTTCTCAGACTCGTCGAAGGTCACCTTGGTGACAAAGCAGTTGGTGCGCACGTCCAATGGGTATTTCTTGCTGCCATCATCGTTCTTAGCATCGCGGACAGCGAGAATGAACTCACGGGGTCCGTTCCGGTGGGCGTCGTTGGTCGAGATCGGGATCTGATAATAGCCCGGCTTGGTATCGCGGGTTTTCTTGTCGGCATTCGCATCACCGGCAAGAAGGGTTCCAACGTTGAAGATCGTGTTTGTATGGTTACCGAGAGCAAAGGCACCGCCCAGGAGCAGGCTGAGAAGCTGGGGGTCCTCCAAGACCAGGCTGAGGGGGGCGGTCTCGGTATGGAGCCAGCCGTCGTAGCCATGGCCTTTCTGTCCAGGGAGGAGGTAGTTGTTGTTCTCTAACTTGGCAAAGTACTTGCGCATGTTATCCGGAGACCAGGAGCCATCACCGGTAAGGGTGGCAATGTATTCGAAGTCGGACTGATGAGGATAGATCGCGATCAGAGCATTATGCGCAGTGCAACCG
This DNA window, taken from Aspergillus flavus chromosome 5, complete sequence, encodes the following:
- a CDS encoding oxidative stress survival, Svf1-like protein codes for the protein MNWLKSTYAFPLIISFLVAVLIFHTTASLASVAGTQEPIYGPEAIRSVAQQAQEVPYTVLSKEDLRWRAYQYTNVETKTFYIMADNGTLVFVQIIYSNIVGIHTTAQFNAKIFNLTGDAPHKWYSDPLYNFMFDESMLSFGADNLSLTLNEEGDAYTLKSAVNEDCLVNITFNRSSPGFVIGKDGTSYFGTDAQNPWGSMSHAFWPRCGVEGTITTKEQTYDLKGRAMFIHGLQGMKPHHAAARWNFVNFQTPTYTAVMMEFTTPPSYGSTVVNVGGIVKDGEIIYAGVTNSATHTEAAQDKDSDWPEPKSIKWVWDGKSKDDKTVHAELDGALGRRLDRIDVMAEVPGFIKTIAGSVAGTRPYIFQFAPQEKLTLKLKVGDEEVSEEGVMFSESTFIS
- a CDS encoding mitochondrial 54S ribosomal protein uL11m (putative mitochondrial 54S ribosomal protein YmL19), producing MAKKALAKDQIVKLIVGAGQASPSPPVGPALGSKGVKSMDFCKEFNARTAHINTGVPVPARVTVRPDRSFTFDLRTPTTTWLLLQAANVEPRKNRIRGAMNPGHEIVGKVSLKHVYEIAQIKHSETRLSGLSLQGLCKSVIAQAKSIGIQVVP
- a CDS encoding choline dehydrogenase (oxidoreductase, putative), producing MFVRQLLGLLAVGTGLTTAVNLTGYEYVVVGSGAGGGPLAARLALAGHKTLLIEAGDDQGLNLNYSIPAYSAKASEDEEMSWNFFVRHYADEERQARDYKTSYETPDGEIYTGLNPPEGSTMKGTLYPRTGTLGGCTAHNALIAIYPHQSDFEYIATLTGDGSWSPDNMRKYFAKLENNNYLLPGQKGHGYDGWLHTETAPLSLVLEDPQLLSLLLGGAFALGNHTNTIFNVGTLLAGDANADKKTRDTKPGYYQIPISTNDAHRNGPREFILAVRDAKNDDGSKKYPLDVRTNCFVTKVTFDESENPPRATGVEFLDGQHLYRASPLANDYSKGTPGTAQASREVIVAGGVYNSPQLLKLSGVGPAEELQKFGIKVISDLPGVGTNLQDHYEITVQGHVPKDWAVLDGCTFSENGEADPCIDRWETPTPILKDRGIYSSSGLAATMFYKSSVTADDSYDVFVFGGPVNFRGYFPNYSINATSEHDWFTWAILKGHPRNSAGSVTLRSADPLDMPDIVFNYFDTGVGDYDADLQALYEAVELSREAFDRQLVEVTEVLPGADVKTKEDIQQYAKDTAWGHHASCTCPIGADDDPMAVLDAKFRVRGVSGLRVVDASVYPKIPGTFTAVSTYIVAEKAADEILSELN
- a CDS encoding checkpoint kinase (protein kinase), giving the protein MTSEATGFAHTNNMNSDSLTTQQPVPAPAGQGMSTADQENKSKTQPSQVRFSSTTEEIEPSAATGGPGLTPIETPKQMDDLRSLAASLQKSQLQESRLGSFSYDPVSLPSSRVASRESSDRSTRGANGSGLPSPHASPPVSVMQSPPLTPAATHSRESKTNGTSSMSNATDRGTGANSAAMTPEMSPPIGGSTKSQAPQSAPTSRPGSTDHLAKQSNVAQTSSHPQNGAKHRAQFFIGPDANSQEESPPATPRVDYTPPGAITPVGEPDDPYARSKRPPQPKNLSQLDQRFIFGGRDFKRRAQTSSFGRPSTPRSASASDLKASDRQRSGFFGSKKDSKQQEPEGKHHGHMAELKRFFKMGHHKHKRAESPSSAVKRSSRSSGKSTPYQLAPDSVPFADDHGLNSKYGKLGKVLGSGAGGSVRLLKRNSDGVTFAVKQFRDRHSWETLKEYSKKVTAEFCIGSTLHHGNIIETLDIIQEGNHWYEVMEYAPFDLFAIVMTGKMQKEEVACAFKQILSGVAYLHGMGLAHRDLKLDNVVVNEHGIMKLIDFGSAVVFRYPFENDIVPASGIVGSDPYLAPEVYDEKKYDPRPTDIWSLAIIFCCMSLRRFPWKQPRVSDNSYRLFVSSPTPGTPVPDADPKRHRPIKSAPDLSSSARESQSSESKNGVSGPPPEQSKSQDAPTAQPKPESTTQDENRPPESPQEKTPSDNQKNGNIDNKPRRTTSKEAPPLPPGSAPPSGQRQEVIKGPWRLLRLLPRESRYIIGRMLKVSVKERAILDDVLTDEWIRNIDACRQEVTGELYRAPGHTHILEPPSPSPAVASKAK